Proteins found in one Sporosarcina sp. FSL K6-3457 genomic segment:
- the narH gene encoding nitrate reductase subunit beta — protein sequence MKIKAQVAMVMNLDKCIGCHTCSVTCKTTWTNREGAEYMWFNNVETKPGIGYPKRWEDQELYKGGWQLKNGKLELKSGSKLSKIALGKIFYNPDMPEMKDYYEPWTYDYEKLTMAGDSEHTPVARAKSVVTGEYMDLEWGPNWEDQLAGAHITGPTDPNIQKIEEDIKFNFEQAFMMYLPRLCEHCLNPSCVASCPSGAMYKRDEDGIVLVDQDACRGWRYCMTGCPYKKVYFNWKTNKAEKCTFCFPRIESGLPTVCSETCTGRIRYLGVLLYDADRVLEAASTPDEKDLYKAQCDLFLDPNDPSVIEQARKDGISEEWIEAAQNSPVYKLAIEYKLAFPLHPEYRTLPMVWYVPPLSPIMNYFEGKDSIKNPDMIFPAIDEMRIPIQYLANMLTAGDAETVKEGLQRMAMMRSYMRAVSSGKEFDESRLERVGLTAHQTKQMYRLLAIAKYEDRFVIPTAHKEGHMNMYRSQGSAGYTEMGGDYAMDSSPSQFSYTGMGENGDCDGCGPVAPTKTGKEIYEENFYGGIWRD from the coding sequence TTGAAGATTAAAGCACAAGTTGCAATGGTCATGAATCTGGACAAATGTATTGGCTGTCATACATGTAGTGTTACGTGTAAAACGACTTGGACAAACCGCGAAGGTGCCGAGTATATGTGGTTTAACAACGTAGAGACAAAACCAGGTATCGGTTATCCGAAACGCTGGGAAGACCAAGAGCTTTATAAAGGCGGTTGGCAATTGAAAAATGGCAAGTTGGAACTTAAATCAGGTTCTAAGTTGTCAAAGATTGCACTTGGGAAGATTTTCTATAATCCAGATATGCCAGAGATGAAGGATTACTATGAGCCTTGGACATATGATTATGAGAAATTAACGATGGCGGGCGATAGTGAGCATACACCTGTTGCACGTGCGAAATCTGTCGTCACTGGTGAATATATGGATCTTGAATGGGGTCCAAACTGGGAAGATCAGTTAGCGGGTGCGCATATTACAGGACCTACTGATCCTAATATCCAAAAAATTGAAGAAGATATTAAGTTCAACTTTGAGCAGGCGTTTATGATGTACTTGCCACGTCTTTGCGAACACTGTCTAAATCCAAGCTGTGTGGCATCTTGTCCTTCGGGCGCGATGTATAAACGTGATGAAGATGGTATCGTGCTTGTCGACCAAGATGCATGTCGTGGATGGCGTTATTGTATGACGGGTTGCCCGTACAAGAAGGTGTACTTCAACTGGAAAACAAATAAAGCAGAGAAATGCACATTCTGCTTCCCACGTATTGAATCTGGTCTACCAACGGTTTGTTCTGAAACATGTACGGGACGTATTCGTTATTTGGGTGTTCTTCTATATGATGCTGACCGCGTACTTGAAGCAGCTTCGACACCGGATGAAAAAGATTTGTACAAAGCACAATGTGATTTGTTCCTTGATCCAAATGATCCATCAGTCATTGAGCAAGCAAGAAAAGATGGCATATCGGAAGAATGGATTGAAGCAGCTCAAAACTCACCTGTCTATAAATTAGCAATTGAGTATAAGCTAGCATTCCCGCTTCATCCAGAATACAGAACGCTACCAATGGTTTGGTATGTACCGCCACTTAGCCCAATTATGAACTATTTTGAAGGGAAGGATTCTATCAAAAACCCTGATATGATCTTCCCTGCAATTGATGAAATGCGGATTCCGATTCAATATCTTGCCAATATGTTGACGGCTGGAGATGCAGAAACAGTGAAAGAAGGCTTGCAACGAATGGCGATGATGCGCTCTTATATGCGAGCTGTGTCGTCGGGTAAAGAATTTGATGAATCTCGTCTAGAACGCGTAGGTCTAACAGCGCATCAAACTAAACAAATGTATAGATTACTGGCGATTGCGAAATATGAAGACCGCTTTGTTATTCCAACAGCTCACAAAGAGGGGCATATGAATATGTATCGCTCACAAGGATCTGCTGGTTATACAGAAATGGGCGGCGATTACGCTATGGACTCATCGCCGAGTCAATTTAGCTATACAGGTATGGGTGAAAATGGTGATTGTGATGGTTGTGGACCGGTAGCGCCGACGAAGACAGGTAAAGAAATTTATGAAGAGAATTTCTACGGGGGGATCTGGCGTGATTGA
- a CDS encoding nitrate reductase subunit alpha yields MKKKSVLQSGLRYFKPVERYSGNWSILEEKSRDWENMYRQRWSHDKVVRTTHGVNCTGSCSWKVFVKNGIITWENQQIDYPSCGPDMPEFEPRGCPRGASFSWYEYSPLRVKYPYIRGKLWRMWSQALTEMNDPVKAWASIVEDPEKANEYKRARGKGGHVRVNWRDATMLISAQLIYTIRKYGPDRIAGFTPIPAMSMVSYASGARFISLLGGEMLSFYDWYADLPPASPQIWGEQTDVPESSDWFNAGYIIMWGSNVPLTRTPDAHFMTEVRYKGTKVVSVAPDYAESVTHADDWIAANPGTDAAVAQAMTHVILDEFYEQRKEPMFLNYAKQYTDMPFLIMLDEHEDSYKAGRFLRASDLGSKSEHAEWKPVIFDETTDEIIVPNGTMGQRWEENAKWNLILDNADGTRVEPALSVADHGAEWTEMVFPYFDNIANGTFKRPIPTKKVTFADGTERLVATVYDLMLSQYGVRRIGSELEASGYDDVNSIYTPAWQQKITNVKPELVTQIAREFAQNSLDTGGRSMIIMGAGINHWFNSDTIYRSILNLVTLTASQGVNGGGWAHYVGQEKCRPIEGWSTIAFARDWQAPPRLQNATSFFYYATNQWKYEEAGAEVLMSPTAGKPLYEHPADYNVLAARLGWLPSYPQFNKNSLLFAEEAAALGKTSTQEIVNHTLEQLKSGDLQFAVEDPDAPENFPRSLFIWRSNLVSSSAKGQEYFMKHLFGASDGLLASPNDEVKPEEMVWRDEVEGKLDLLVALDFRMTATPLYADIVLPAATWYEKHDLSSTDMHPFVHPFNPAVDPLWESRSDWDIYRSIAQTFSEMAKVHLPGVYKDLVTTPLAHDSIQEIAQPYGEVKDWRKGEVEAIPGKTMPGMTIVERDYTKVYDKYVTLGPLLATGKVGAHGVSFSVAEEYEMMKGINGTYFDETIKNGLPKLHTAKHAAEAMLALSSATNGRVSQKAYEAAEQDSGVELKDISADRAAERFTFASITAQPREVIPTPVFSGSNKMGRRYSPFTTNIERLVPFRTLTGRQHFYIDHELFLDFGEALPVYKPTLPPMVFGPRDKQIIGGQDSLVLRYLTPHGKWNIHSTYQDNQHMLTLFRGGPTVWISNEDAEEHDIDDNQWLEVYNRNGVVTARAVVSHRMPKGTMFMYHAQDKHIQVPGSEITEERGGSHNAPTRIHMKPTQMVGGYAQLSYGFNYYGPIGNQRDVYVAVRKMKEVNWLED; encoded by the coding sequence ATGAAGAAAAAAAGTGTACTGCAAAGTGGACTACGATACTTCAAACCTGTTGAACGTTACTCAGGGAATTGGTCGATTCTAGAAGAAAAAAGCCGTGATTGGGAAAATATGTACCGTCAACGTTGGTCACATGACAAAGTAGTCCGAACAACACATGGCGTTAACTGTACGGGATCATGTAGTTGGAAAGTGTTTGTGAAAAATGGCATTATTACTTGGGAAAATCAACAGATTGACTATCCTTCTTGTGGGCCTGATATGCCTGAATTTGAACCGCGTGGCTGTCCGCGTGGTGCATCGTTTTCTTGGTATGAATATAGTCCACTTCGCGTGAAGTACCCTTACATACGAGGAAAACTGTGGCGCATGTGGAGTCAAGCGTTGACTGAAATGAATGACCCAGTGAAAGCATGGGCAAGCATTGTAGAAGACCCTGAAAAAGCGAATGAATACAAAAGGGCCCGTGGTAAAGGTGGGCATGTTCGTGTCAATTGGCGCGATGCTACGATGCTTATTTCAGCGCAACTCATTTACACAATTCGAAAATACGGTCCGGACCGTATTGCTGGATTTACACCAATTCCTGCAATGTCTATGGTTAGTTACGCGTCAGGGGCACGATTCATCTCCCTTCTAGGTGGGGAAATGCTTAGTTTCTATGACTGGTATGCGGATTTACCACCAGCTTCTCCACAAATTTGGGGTGAGCAGACAGATGTTCCTGAATCGAGTGACTGGTTTAATGCAGGATATATTATTATGTGGGGATCGAACGTGCCATTAACACGAACGCCAGATGCGCACTTCATGACGGAAGTTCGTTACAAAGGAACAAAAGTTGTTTCTGTTGCACCAGACTATGCAGAAAGTGTGACACATGCGGATGATTGGATTGCTGCAAACCCTGGTACGGATGCAGCCGTTGCGCAAGCAATGACGCATGTTATTTTAGACGAATTTTATGAGCAACGGAAAGAACCGATGTTCCTTAATTACGCGAAGCAATATACCGATATGCCGTTTTTAATCATGCTGGATGAACACGAAGATTCCTATAAGGCGGGGCGTTTCTTACGGGCAAGTGATCTTGGTAGCAAGTCAGAACACGCAGAATGGAAACCAGTTATTTTCGACGAAACAACGGACGAAATTATCGTTCCGAACGGTACAATGGGGCAGCGTTGGGAAGAGAATGCTAAATGGAATTTAATTCTTGATAACGCAGATGGGACGCGCGTTGAACCTGCATTATCTGTTGCAGACCATGGTGCTGAGTGGACGGAAATGGTATTCCCTTACTTTGACAACATTGCGAATGGGACATTTAAGCGTCCGATTCCTACGAAAAAAGTAACATTTGCGGATGGAACAGAAAGGCTTGTGGCAACTGTTTACGATTTAATGCTGAGTCAATATGGCGTTCGTCGTATCGGCAGTGAGTTAGAAGCGAGTGGCTATGATGATGTTAACTCTATTTATACTCCTGCTTGGCAGCAAAAAATCACCAATGTTAAACCGGAACTTGTGACACAAATTGCACGTGAATTTGCGCAGAACTCTCTGGATACGGGCGGTCGATCCATGATTATTATGGGCGCAGGTATTAATCACTGGTTTAATAGTGACACCATTTATAGATCAATCCTTAACCTCGTCACACTGACGGCTTCTCAAGGTGTCAATGGCGGCGGCTGGGCTCATTATGTTGGACAAGAAAAATGTCGCCCAATTGAAGGCTGGAGCACGATTGCCTTTGCGAGAGACTGGCAAGCACCACCGCGTCTTCAAAATGCAACGTCATTCTTCTACTATGCTACGAATCAGTGGAAGTATGAGGAAGCTGGTGCAGAGGTGTTAATGTCACCAACCGCTGGAAAACCACTTTATGAGCATCCAGCTGACTATAACGTTTTGGCTGCAAGACTAGGATGGTTACCATCTTATCCGCAGTTTAATAAGAACAGTTTGCTGTTCGCTGAAGAAGCAGCGGCATTAGGAAAAACATCTACACAAGAGATTGTCAATCACACACTTGAACAATTGAAGTCAGGCGACTTGCAATTTGCTGTAGAAGATCCTGATGCACCGGAAAATTTCCCGCGCTCGTTATTCATTTGGCGCTCTAACTTAGTTTCTAGTTCTGCAAAAGGACAGGAATACTTCATGAAACATCTTTTTGGAGCATCTGATGGTTTGTTAGCTTCTCCTAATGACGAGGTGAAACCGGAAGAGATGGTTTGGCGTGACGAAGTGGAAGGGAAGCTTGATCTTCTGGTAGCACTGGACTTCCGAATGACGGCAACGCCATTGTACGCGGATATCGTGCTTCCAGCAGCAACTTGGTACGAAAAACATGACCTTTCATCAACAGATATGCATCCATTTGTGCATCCGTTTAATCCGGCGGTAGACCCACTATGGGAATCACGCTCGGACTGGGACATATACCGTTCGATTGCCCAGACGTTCTCTGAAATGGCGAAAGTCCATCTGCCTGGCGTTTACAAGGATCTTGTCACGACTCCGTTGGCGCATGATTCTATTCAGGAAATTGCTCAACCTTATGGCGAAGTGAAAGACTGGAGAAAAGGCGAAGTCGAAGCGATTCCAGGGAAAACAATGCCTGGTATGACGATTGTCGAACGCGATTATACAAAAGTTTATGATAAATACGTCACACTCGGTCCTTTATTGGCAACAGGAAAAGTCGGTGCGCATGGTGTTAGCTTCTCTGTTGCAGAAGAATACGAAATGATGAAAGGCATCAACGGCACTTATTTTGATGAAACCATTAAAAATGGCTTGCCGAAATTGCACACAGCTAAACATGCAGCGGAAGCTATGCTGGCATTATCATCAGCAACAAATGGCCGGGTATCGCAAAAGGCATATGAAGCGGCAGAACAAGATTCAGGTGTTGAGTTAAAAGATATTTCGGCAGACAGAGCAGCAGAGCGCTTTACGTTTGCTAGTATTACCGCACAGCCTCGTGAAGTTATTCCGACGCCAGTGTTTAGTGGATCGAATAAGATGGGACGTCGCTATTCTCCATTTACAACGAATATCGAGCGACTGGTACCATTCAGAACGCTGACTGGAAGACAGCATTTCTATATTGACCATGAGCTATTCCTTGATTTTGGTGAAGCATTGCCGGTCTATAAACCAACACTACCACCGATGGTATTTGGACCGCGTGACAAACAGATCATTGGAGGACAGGATTCTCTTGTATTAAGGTATTTGACACCGCATGGTAAGTGGAATATTCACTCGACCTATCAGGATAATCAGCATATGCTAACGCTATTCCGTGGAGGACCAACAGTATGGATTTCTAACGAGGATGCGGAAGAGCATGATATCGATGATAACCAGTGGTTGGAGGTCTACAATCGAAACGGAGTTGTAACGGCACGGGCGGTTGTCAGTCACAGAATGCCAAAAGGTACGATGTTCATGTATCACGCACAAGACAAGCATATTCAAGTGCCTGGATCTGAAATTACGGAGGAACGCGGCGGTAGTCATAATGCGCCTACACGAATTCATATGAAACCAACACAAATGGTCGGTGGTTACGCACAGTTAAGTTATGGATTTAACTATTATGGACCAATCGGGAATCAGCGGGATGTCTACGTCGCAGTCCGCAAGATGAAGGAGGTAAACTGGCTTGAAGATTAA
- the ric gene encoding iron-sulfur cluster repair di-iron protein gives MSQLTLETQVCDIVTALPQSADLFRSLRIDFCCGGKIPLKDAAEGRNLNPEEVLGSIQKIEEKREQVGSTQPTSFGNRTLVSYIQEKYHAGLREELPALAPYITKVVKVHGEKHPHLVRIQEIFKELRAELLDHTADEDKNVFPVILEFLENPTPQLKEQVKPHVMELEAEHEHAGELLFEIRDLTNNYTPPEGACGTYRVVYARLAQLEKDTFEHVHLENNVLFDRVRAAI, from the coding sequence ATGAGTCAACTAACGCTTGAAACACAAGTTTGTGATATCGTCACAGCACTTCCACAAAGTGCTGATCTATTTAGAAGTCTGCGTATCGATTTTTGCTGCGGAGGAAAAATTCCATTGAAAGATGCAGCGGAAGGTCGGAATTTAAACCCGGAAGAAGTGCTTGGAAGTATTCAAAAAATAGAAGAAAAACGAGAGCAAGTCGGTAGTACACAGCCAACTTCATTCGGTAATAGAACGCTTGTCTCTTACATTCAAGAGAAATACCATGCGGGTCTACGTGAAGAATTGCCGGCGCTTGCACCGTATATTACGAAAGTCGTTAAGGTTCATGGAGAAAAACATCCACATCTTGTGCGTATCCAAGAAATTTTCAAGGAATTGCGTGCTGAGCTTTTGGATCATACAGCTGATGAAGACAAAAATGTATTCCCGGTCATTTTAGAATTTTTAGAAAATCCGACACCACAACTAAAAGAGCAAGTTAAACCACATGTTATGGAATTGGAAGCGGAGCATGAACATGCAGGTGAATTATTATTTGAAATTCGCGATCTAACAAATAACTACACACCGCCAGAAGGAGCTTGTGGTACTTATCGAGTTGTTTACGCACGTCTAGCGCAGCTTGAAAAAGATACATTTGAACATGTTCATTTGGAAAATAACGTGCTGTTTGACCGGGTGCGTGCAGCAATTTAA
- a CDS encoding sensor histidine kinase: MKKVIKFISIWKILIYLVSAAILTGITAFILISAIRYLEKQSSRLGDLIELVGSFGIASVVLVVCVLFVFYFFLFIHFERQKYIEYLLTKMTNEIEFISEGHFNEKVTIEDNRVVGELGTKVNNIITQVEKSVIDQKKSAQTKNDLITNVAHDLRSPLTSIVGYLELINEDRYKNEVELRYFIQIIHQKSKNLHELMNDLFEYTLVQNKESLLNEVPVSMEEMLNQLVVQFQVQVHEAGMEIRQYFSTVSNPIVMGDGNKLARLFENLIQNAIRYGKAGKYIDISLTESDKLIEVEITNFGQVIPEMDLPYIFERFYRGEKSRSHQTGGSGLGLAIAKSIVELHGGQIEVDSSLGRTTFRVKFLKNIVNNREKRTKEQNAKAAYEIEEI; the protein is encoded by the coding sequence TTGAAAAAAGTCATTAAATTCATTTCGATTTGGAAAATTTTAATTTACTTGGTGTCGGCAGCGATATTAACAGGTATAACTGCTTTTATACTAATTTCTGCTATTCGTTATTTGGAAAAACAATCTTCTCGTCTTGGAGACTTAATTGAACTAGTTGGCTCTTTTGGTATAGCGTCAGTTGTACTGGTGGTTTGTGTATTATTTGTCTTCTACTTTTTCCTTTTTATTCATTTTGAAAGACAGAAGTATATCGAATATTTACTAACAAAAATGACTAATGAAATTGAATTTATATCAGAAGGCCATTTTAACGAAAAAGTAACTATAGAAGATAATAGAGTAGTAGGCGAATTAGGTACAAAAGTGAATAACATTATTACTCAAGTAGAAAAGTCAGTAATTGACCAAAAAAAGTCTGCTCAAACAAAAAATGATTTGATTACAAATGTTGCTCATGACCTTCGCTCACCACTAACATCAATTGTTGGCTATTTAGAATTGATAAATGAAGATCGATATAAGAATGAGGTTGAACTGAGATATTTTATACAAATTATTCATCAAAAATCTAAAAATCTTCATGAATTGATGAATGATTTATTTGAATATACCTTGGTTCAAAATAAAGAGTCTTTACTTAATGAAGTTCCTGTAAGTATGGAAGAAATGTTGAATCAATTAGTAGTTCAATTTCAGGTTCAGGTTCATGAGGCGGGTATGGAAATAAGACAATATTTTTCAACTGTAAGCAATCCCATTGTGATGGGAGATGGAAATAAATTAGCCAGATTATTTGAAAATCTAATTCAAAATGCGATTCGATATGGAAAAGCTGGAAAGTATATTGATATTTCATTAACTGAATCCGATAAATTAATAGAAGTTGAAATTACAAATTTCGGGCAAGTTATTCCTGAAATGGACTTGCCCTATATATTTGAAAGGTTCTATAGGGGTGAAAAGTCAAGATCCCATCAAACTGGTGGTTCAGGTTTAGGTTTGGCTATTGCGAAAAGCATTGTAGAATTACATGGAGGCCAAATTGAGGTGGATAGCTCATTAGGTCGGACAACCTTTAGAGTGAAATTCCTGAAAAATATAGTGAATAACAGAGAAAAGCGAACTAAAGAGCAAAACGCAAAGGCTGCATATGAAATAGAGGAAATTTAA
- a CDS encoding response regulator transcription factor encodes MGNTILIVDDDKEIGKLAEIYMKNEGYHVLQAGDGLEALKIIKHNPVNLIIMDIMMPNMDGLELCKHIRVNNQVPILMLSAKVQDMDKIIGLMTGADDYMLKPFNPLELVARVKALLRRSNYEPVGEDKGIIRANSLEIDKQSHRVTVSGKEIKLTSIEFDILYLLAKNKGTVFSSDDIFARVWEEDSMGSNKTVMVHIKNVRDKIDLVIPGETIIQTVWGVGYKIEKSH; translated from the coding sequence TTGGGGAATACTATTCTAATTGTTGATGATGATAAGGAAATAGGAAAATTAGCGGAAATATACATGAAAAATGAAGGATATCATGTCCTTCAAGCAGGGGATGGATTAGAAGCTTTAAAAATTATAAAGCATAATCCTGTAAATCTCATTATTATGGATATCATGATGCCGAATATGGATGGATTAGAGCTTTGTAAGCATATTCGAGTAAATAATCAAGTCCCCATACTTATGCTGAGTGCGAAAGTGCAAGATATGGATAAAATTATAGGACTCATGACTGGCGCAGATGATTATATGTTAAAACCATTTAATCCATTAGAATTAGTCGCTCGAGTAAAGGCGTTGTTACGGAGATCTAACTATGAACCGGTAGGTGAAGATAAGGGGATTATCCGAGCTAACTCGCTTGAAATAGACAAACAATCCCATAGGGTTACGGTGAGTGGAAAAGAAATAAAGCTAACATCTATTGAATTTGACATCCTATATTTACTCGCAAAAAATAAAGGAACAGTATTTAGTTCTGACGATATATTTGCAAGAGTGTGGGAAGAAGACAGCATGGGTTCGAATAAAACAGTTATGGTTCACATTAAGAATGTGCGAGATAAAATCGATTTAGTCATTCCAGGAGAAACAATTATCCAAACTGTTTGGGGAGTGGGCTATAAAATTGAAAAAAGTCATTAA
- a CDS encoding VanZ family protein — protein sequence MEHSFIFTIDSWYILIPVFLLFICYMVLVTVIRKKYQFGQFILLTSFAVYFMCMIHFVFFPIEVNIGIYANLTPWYKSINFVPVLTIDLSTFILNIIMLVPFGLYLPLLSNKYQSVKKVAIMGLYISLFFEGTQLLIRILLGNGRSTDINDLIANTLGTVIGFLIIKEMSENSFVYIILHKLRLEKSVSRL from the coding sequence ATGGAACACTCATTCATATTTACAATAGATTCTTGGTATATCCTTATCCCTGTGTTTCTACTTTTTATATGCTATATGGTCTTGGTTACGGTTATTAGAAAGAAATATCAATTTGGTCAGTTTATATTATTAACTTCTTTTGCAGTTTATTTTATGTGTATGATTCATTTTGTGTTTTTTCCCATCGAGGTGAATATCGGGATATATGCTAATTTAACACCCTGGTACAAATCCATTAACTTTGTCCCTGTGTTAACAATAGATCTTTCAACATTTATATTGAATATAATCATGCTTGTACCTTTTGGTTTGTATTTACCATTACTAAGCAATAAATATCAATCAGTTAAAAAGGTAGCTATTATGGGACTATACATCAGCTTGTTTTTTGAAGGGACACAACTTTTGATTAGAATACTACTTGGAAACGGGCGTAGTACAGATATTAATGATTTGATTGCGAATACATTAGGGACTGTGATAGGATTTTTAATAATAAAAGAAATGTCTGAAAACTCATTCGTTTATATTATTCTCCATAAACTAAGACTGGAGAAAAGTGTTAGTAGACTTTAA
- a CDS encoding ribonucleotide-diphosphate reductase subunit beta, whose amino-acid sequence MVEGSHQTLEKLTRVKVLEPANPNKSTAIFGGKASGILNWNDLAHPHFYTLRQRIRSLFWTANEVDMTQDVKQFSSLTKPEQDAFLKIIGLLATLDGPQTDIAAKIAQYTTDPSVKSLLATIADQESEHNHSYSYVLSSVTTLDKQIESFEMGRTDEVLMRRNERIVDVYNEFAENPTIESALKAMVYTTLLEGLFFYSGFAFFYNLARNQKMVGTSTMISYINRDELQHGKAISDIFRAALAENPELNTDAFTEWIYDQFKHSVEQEVAWSRYVLADIDGIDLVEMEGYVKYRANKMLRMLGLSEIYPEFTDNPMKWIRAYVDSFDDTKTDFFEQTSRQYVKTSDLNGFDDL is encoded by the coding sequence ATGGTCGAAGGGAGTCATCAAACATTGGAAAAACTTACACGAGTAAAGGTACTAGAACCCGCAAATCCAAACAAATCAACAGCTATTTTTGGTGGCAAAGCGAGCGGAATTCTCAACTGGAACGACCTCGCCCATCCACATTTCTATACATTACGACAACGGATCCGTTCGCTTTTCTGGACAGCCAATGAAGTTGATATGACGCAGGATGTTAAGCAATTCTCGTCACTGACGAAGCCGGAGCAAGATGCATTTCTTAAAATTATTGGCCTGCTAGCAACGCTTGATGGTCCGCAAACAGATATTGCGGCAAAAATTGCCCAGTATACAACAGATCCTTCTGTTAAATCACTGTTGGCAACTATTGCTGATCAGGAGAGCGAGCATAATCATAGCTATTCTTATGTCTTATCTTCTGTCACAACGTTGGACAAGCAAATAGAGTCATTTGAAATGGGACGTACAGACGAAGTATTGATGCGCCGCAACGAGCGAATTGTTGATGTGTATAATGAATTTGCAGAAAATCCGACAATTGAGTCTGCGTTGAAAGCAATGGTGTATACGACACTATTGGAAGGACTTTTCTTCTACAGTGGCTTTGCATTTTTCTATAACTTAGCGCGCAATCAAAAAATGGTTGGCACATCGACGATGATTTCATATATTAATCGTGATGAGCTCCAGCACGGTAAGGCAATTAGTGATATTTTCCGTGCAGCACTTGCGGAAAATCCCGAGCTCAATACGGATGCATTCACTGAATGGATTTACGATCAATTCAAGCACTCCGTAGAACAAGAAGTGGCGTGGAGCCGTTATGTGTTAGCTGATATCGACGGCATCGACCTTGTTGAAATGGAAGGTTACGTGAAATATCGTGCTAATAAAATGCTGCGCATGCTAGGACTTAGCGAGATCTATCCAGAATTCACTGATAACCCGATGAAATGGATTCGTGCCTACGTTGACAGCTTTGACGACACGAAAACAGACTTCTTTGAGCAAACTTCAAGGCAGTATGTGAAAACTAGTGATTTGAATGGTTTTGATGATCTATAG
- a CDS encoding flavodoxin: MVSFLIAYASWSGNTQEVADMIEEILVGENVDVTKYRIGGGVMPNPRHFDALIIGSFTWDKGATPDEVKDFVADVGYKPDNVYVFGTGDTQFGGDDLFCHAAVKLARFYASTYEPLKIEQSPRGVQQSTVIEWSKGVIKHWKNLHE; the protein is encoded by the coding sequence ATGGTGTCATTCTTAATCGCCTATGCTTCTTGGAGCGGGAACACCCAAGAAGTTGCTGATATGATTGAAGAAATATTGGTCGGGGAAAATGTCGACGTAACGAAGTATCGAATTGGTGGGGGCGTCATGCCGAATCCCCGCCATTTCGATGCGTTAATAATTGGTTCATTTACATGGGACAAAGGCGCAACGCCTGATGAAGTGAAGGATTTTGTGGCAGACGTCGGTTATAAACCGGACAATGTCTATGTTTTCGGAACGGGAGATACACAATTTGGCGGCGACGATCTATTTTGTCACGCCGCTGTGAAATTAGCTCGATTTTACGCATCGACTTATGAGCCATTAAAAATTGAACAAAGCCCACGTGGCGTACAACAGTCAACTGTTATTGAATGGTCGAAGGGAGTCATCAAACATTGGAAAAACTTACACGAGTAA